A DNA window from Eriocheir sinensis breed Jianghai 21 chromosome 22, ASM2467909v1, whole genome shotgun sequence contains the following coding sequences:
- the LOC127002078 gene encoding LOW QUALITY PROTEIN: uncharacterized protein C12orf56-like (The sequence of the model RefSeq protein was modified relative to this genomic sequence to represent the inferred CDS: inserted 2 bases in 1 codon), which produces MTAREKAKNNKLEFFLKKNFHPSVYNNIRLYEAVIVRSGNSLSYKQAVVTGEDVYLTETPPRTLTHLLHASHITHVSLVHDLPEFLRGGVRDQTTHILLRYRPSTASLVKLKLSSTPSQPSTSCIDEESEDEDSFSQATEVLAKAAHDTASVCSDPLTAYHALTDPLPDTSLDPFSLSRESLLPRRSSSHLHLPTSHDQVSSLSRAKSPSSELAHVFDDHSHSPMIADILSRVGQQITRSTTPDTLPRTKMSRSLSALETYHRSSPLALELPTRSKSVLDKPSHGPPPQRSQSLNLTDVTDGKDDEKEIHLYTLSTSTLLFHLLHSLWVSSSLVTTVKPDRIKQGFPELSSEHGLEHAFGQLQVQLMRSTTLEDRFSMLQELQEGARKFPTVKRLVWRDSETIKIMGKFIKRYMRMSSTSLGEQDVEEQLQERQDELELLIMTLETLALCLQGTQQCPSKIKVMQESKFECLWTLITEAMKTPELPGTYKLTXERWLTDFRELSSRAWENLPESELLKLVQEVLHASACALYELLNCVNELTWACGTQACLQENVPSLTAFLQHVSVESWLFYAVPQMLSLLQPDGGGTASGCDAALIHQYTTVLANLIHHNPRALQYCITTYAEELRYFVQESVVSSRLGENCPIRPHTLKVVRLIAQLMRSKNALRDR; this is translated from the exons GCTGTACGAGGCTGTCATCGTtcgctccggcaactccctgtcGTACAAGCAGGCGGTGGTGACAGGGGAGGACGTGTACCTGACGGAGACGCCCCCACGCACCCTCACGCACCTCCTGCATGCCTCCCACATCACCCACGTCAGCCTG gtGCACGACTTGCCCGAGTTCCTGCGTGGGGGCGTGAGGGACCAGACGACCCACATCCTGCTGAGGTACCGCCCGTCCACCGCCTCGCTGGTCAAGTTGAAGCTCTCCTCCACGCCCTCCCAACCAAG CACGTCCTGCATCGACGAGGAGAGCGAGGATGAGGACTCGTTCAGCCAGGCCACGGAGGTCCTCGCCAAGGCCGCCCACGACACCGCCAGCGTGTGCAGCGATCCCCTCACCGCCTACCACGCCCTGACGGACCCCCTGCCGGATACCTCGCTGGACCCCTTCTCCTTGAGCAG AGAGTCGCTCCTGCCCCGAAGGAGTTCTTCCCACCTGCACCTGCCCACCAGCCATGATCAAGTGTCTTCTCTAAGCCGTGCCAAATCTCCGTCCTCAGAACTAGCTCATGTGTTTGACGACCACTCCCACTCGCCCATGATAGCAGACATTCTTAGCAGAG TGGGTCAACAGATCACAAGGTCAACCACTCCGGACACTCTGCCGCGCACCAAGATGTCTCGGTCCCTTAGCGCCCTTGAGACGTACCACCGCTCCTCCCCCCTTGCCCTGGAGCTGCCCACAAGAAGCAAGAGTGTCCTGGATAAGCCCTCGCATGG GCCGCCACCCCAACGAAGCCAGAGTCTGAACCTCACCGATGTGACGGACGGGAAGGACGATGAGAAGGAAATCCACCTCTACAcactctccacctccaccctcctcttccacctgctcCACTCGCTCTGGGTCTCCTCCTCCCTG GTCACTACAGTCAAGCCGGACAGGATAAAGCAAGGGTTCCCAGAGCTTTCAAGTGAGCACGGCCTGGAACACGCCTTTGGGCAGCTACAAGTACAGCTGATGAGGAGCACAACACTGGAGGACAGGTTTTCCATGCTACAAGAACTCCAGGAAGGCGCCAGAAAATTTCCCACTGTCAAAAGACTTGTGTGGAGG GATTCAGAAACAATAAAGATCATGGGAAAGTTTATTAAGAGATATATGAGGATGTCGAGCACTTCCCTGGGAGAACAGGACGTGGAGGAGCAACTACAGGAGCGGCAAGACGAGCTGGAGCTGTTGATAATGACCCTGGAGACCCTGGCGCTGTGTCTGCAGGGAACGCAGCAGTGCCCCTCCAAGATCAAG gTGATGCAGGAGAGCAAGTTTGAGTGCCTCTGGACACTGATAACAGAGGCCATGAAGACACCGGAGCTCCCTGGCACGTATAAACTGAC TGAGCGCTGGCTGACGGACTTCCGAGAGCTGTCGTCACGTGCCTGGGAGAACCTGCCAGAGAGTGAG CTGCTGAAATTGGTGCAGGAGGTGCTGCATGCCAGTGCCTGCGCCCTGTATGAGCTGCTGAACTGTGTTAATGAGCTGACATGGGCGTGTGGGACTCAGGCGTGTCTTCAGGAGAATGTGCCCAGTCTGACGGCTTTTCTTCAG CATGTGTCTGTGGAGAGCTGGCTATTCTATGCCGTGCCACAGATGCTGTCACTGCTTCAGCCTGATGGTGGTGGCACAGCGAGTGGGTGCGACGCGGCACTCATCCACCAGTACACCACCGTCCTGGCCAACCTCATCCACCACAACCCACGCGCCTTGCAGTACTGCATCACAACTTATGCAGAGGAACTAAG GTATTTCGTGCAGGAGTCTGTGGTCAGCAGTCGGCTGGGGGAAAACTGTCCCATACGCCCTCACACCCTCAAAGTGGTTCGTCTTATAGCTCAGCTGATGCGGTCCAAGAATGCTCTTCGGGACAGATGA